A section of the Engystomops pustulosus chromosome 3, aEngPut4.maternal, whole genome shotgun sequence genome encodes:
- the LOC140122018 gene encoding major facilitator superfamily domain-containing protein 8-like isoform X1, which yields MEPRPEADILLQRKQKLTHVAIGLLFLLSGIEYAVILPTVWMYLQSLDAQPFFLGLVLSAFSLTELLSGPAFGYWSDRTGKTKNVILLSNCFEIAGNFMYFVGISKWFLLGSRLVAGVGAGAGASIFGYLTQCSTSKERVPMFAMAMACRQAGLLIGPAFNVFLRYCTFQIGPFHVDKFSAPGLFMCILWILMQFVVIFMFRDLPLNPLESPHNEREPLLQQNDTPSPLYGAINCVHDPSTNQDDSSSMENPNASSAFPITNNHVCPEWPKSNGTTKKPLIGLLREEVVVLLTAQFVTFFNQTALETLVTPLAQTYLGFQDLQNSLLYFLCGIEMLIGFLVVRFLSRCCSDRILLVFGLLISNISCIWCLLFLAKPKGSYGFLLAEFVIGVFLQVLGLPFVSVAQVSLFSKLTAEKTQGFNHGVRRSVGGLATILGPLWAAGLTQNLYIMLGTMMGLLLLISVMVILSYKYLVDPAASEEQ from the exons ATGGAGCCGAGGCCAGAAGCTGACA TTTTGTTACAGAGAAAACAGAAGCTGACACATGTTGCAATAGGACTCCTTTTTTTGCTTAGTGGAATTGAATATG CTGTGATCCTCCCTACAGTCTGGATGTATCTGCAATCACTTGACGCACAGCCTTTTTTTCTGGGTCTTGTCCTGTCTGCATTCAGCCTTACAGAGCTCTTGTCTGGCCCAGCCTTTGGTTATTGGTCAGACCGTACAGGAAAAACTAAGAATGTCATTTTGTTGAGTAACTGCTTTGAGATTGCAG gAAATTTTATGTACTTTGTTGGAATTTCTAAATGGTTTCTACTGGGCAGTCGCCTTGTAGCAG GTGTTGGGGCAGGAGCTGGTGCTTCAATATTTGGGTATTTAACACAATGTTCTACCTCCAAAGAGCGTGTACCGATGTTTGCAATGGCCATGGCATGCCGTCAAGCAGGCCTCTTAATAG GACCAGCATTCAATGTCTTCCTAAGGTATTGCACTTTTCAGATTGGACCATTCCATGTGGACAAGTTCTCTGCTCCTGGT ctctttatgtgtattcTTTGGATACTAATGCAGTTTGTGGTGATTTTTATGTTTCGTGATTTGCCACTAAATCCCCTGGAGTCGCCTCATAATGAGCGTGAACCACTCCTACAGCAAAATGACACTCCAAGTCCATTATATGGAGCTATCAACTGTGTTCATGACCCATCAACCAACCAGGATGATTCTTCAAGCATGGAGAATCCAAACGCCTCTTCAGCTTTTCCAATAACAAATAACCATGTTTGTCCTGAATGGCCGAAGTCAAATGGAACTACTAAGAAACCATTAATAG GACTGTTGAGGGAGGAGGTTGTGGTGCTTTTAACTGCACAGTTTGTTACGTTCTTTAATCAGACAGCACTTGAG ACTTTAGTAACACCGCTAGCGCAAACATATCTTGGATTTCAAGATCTGCAAAACTCACTGCTGTACTTTCTTTGTGGAATTGAG ATGCTGATTGGTTTCCTTGTGGTGCGCTTCCTTAGCAGATGTTGTTCAGATCGCATCCTCCTGGTATTTGGACTACTTATAAGTAACATATCCTGCATTTGGTGCCTCCTGTTCTTGGCAAAACCTAAAG GAAGTTATGGCTTTCTGCTGGCAGAATTTGTGATTGGCGTTTTTCTACAAGTACTTGGACTTCCCTTTGTATCCGTAGCACAGGTGTCTTTATTCTCCAAATTAACTGCTGAAAAAACTCAAG GGTTCAATCATGGGGTACGACGATCTGTTGGTGGTCTGGCTACAATCCTTGGACCATTGTGGGCCGCTGGTTTAACACAAAATCTGTATATTATGCTGGGCACTATGATGGGTCTGCTGCTACTGATCAGT GTAATGGTCATTCTATCATACAAGTACCTGGTAGACCCTGCTGCATCAGAGGAACAATAG
- the LOC140122018 gene encoding uncharacterized protein isoform X2, with product MEPRPEADILLQRKQKLTHVAIGLLFLLSGIEYAVILPTVWMYLQSLDAQPFFLGLVLSAFSLTELLSGPAFGYWSDRTGKTKNVILLSNCFEIAGNFMYFVGISKWFLLGSRLVAGVGAGAGASIFGYLTQCSTSKERVPMFAMAMACRQAGLLIGPAFNVFLRYCTFQIGPFHVDKFSAPGLFMCILWILMQFVVIFMFRDLPLNPLESPHNEREPLLQQNDTPSPLYGAINCVHDPSTNQDDSSSMENPNASSAFPITNNHVCPEWPKSNGTTKKPLIGLLREEVVVLLTAQFVTFFNQTALEMLIGFLVVRFLSRCCSDRILLVFGLLISNISCIWCLLFLAKPKGSYGFLLAEFVIGVFLQVLGLPFVSVAQVSLFSKLTAEKTQGFNHGVRRSVGGLATILGPLWAAGLTQNLYIMLGTMMGLLLLISVMVILSYKYLVDPAASEEQ from the exons ATGGAGCCGAGGCCAGAAGCTGACA TTTTGTTACAGAGAAAACAGAAGCTGACACATGTTGCAATAGGACTCCTTTTTTTGCTTAGTGGAATTGAATATG CTGTGATCCTCCCTACAGTCTGGATGTATCTGCAATCACTTGACGCACAGCCTTTTTTTCTGGGTCTTGTCCTGTCTGCATTCAGCCTTACAGAGCTCTTGTCTGGCCCAGCCTTTGGTTATTGGTCAGACCGTACAGGAAAAACTAAGAATGTCATTTTGTTGAGTAACTGCTTTGAGATTGCAG gAAATTTTATGTACTTTGTTGGAATTTCTAAATGGTTTCTACTGGGCAGTCGCCTTGTAGCAG GTGTTGGGGCAGGAGCTGGTGCTTCAATATTTGGGTATTTAACACAATGTTCTACCTCCAAAGAGCGTGTACCGATGTTTGCAATGGCCATGGCATGCCGTCAAGCAGGCCTCTTAATAG GACCAGCATTCAATGTCTTCCTAAGGTATTGCACTTTTCAGATTGGACCATTCCATGTGGACAAGTTCTCTGCTCCTGGT ctctttatgtgtattcTTTGGATACTAATGCAGTTTGTGGTGATTTTTATGTTTCGTGATTTGCCACTAAATCCCCTGGAGTCGCCTCATAATGAGCGTGAACCACTCCTACAGCAAAATGACACTCCAAGTCCATTATATGGAGCTATCAACTGTGTTCATGACCCATCAACCAACCAGGATGATTCTTCAAGCATGGAGAATCCAAACGCCTCTTCAGCTTTTCCAATAACAAATAACCATGTTTGTCCTGAATGGCCGAAGTCAAATGGAACTACTAAGAAACCATTAATAG GACTGTTGAGGGAGGAGGTTGTGGTGCTTTTAACTGCACAGTTTGTTACGTTCTTTAATCAGACAGCACTTGAG ATGCTGATTGGTTTCCTTGTGGTGCGCTTCCTTAGCAGATGTTGTTCAGATCGCATCCTCCTGGTATTTGGACTACTTATAAGTAACATATCCTGCATTTGGTGCCTCCTGTTCTTGGCAAAACCTAAAG GAAGTTATGGCTTTCTGCTGGCAGAATTTGTGATTGGCGTTTTTCTACAAGTACTTGGACTTCCCTTTGTATCCGTAGCACAGGTGTCTTTATTCTCCAAATTAACTGCTGAAAAAACTCAAG GGTTCAATCATGGGGTACGACGATCTGTTGGTGGTCTGGCTACAATCCTTGGACCATTGTGGGCCGCTGGTTTAACACAAAATCTGTATATTATGCTGGGCACTATGATGGGTCTGCTGCTACTGATCAGT GTAATGGTCATTCTATCATACAAGTACCTGGTAGACCCTGCTGCATCAGAGGAACAATAG
- the LOC140122018 gene encoding uncharacterized protein isoform X3 produces MEPRPEADILLQRKQKLTHVAIGLLFLLSGIEYAVILPTVWMYLQSLDAQPFFLGLVLSAFSLTELLSGPAFGYWSDRTGKTKNVILLSNCFEIAGPAFNVFLRYCTFQIGPFHVDKFSAPGLFMCILWILMQFVVIFMFRDLPLNPLESPHNEREPLLQQNDTPSPLYGAINCVHDPSTNQDDSSSMENPNASSAFPITNNHVCPEWPKSNGTTKKPLIGLLREEVVVLLTAQFVTFFNQTALETLVTPLAQTYLGFQDLQNSLLYFLCGIEMLIGFLVVRFLSRCCSDRILLVFGLLISNISCIWCLLFLAKPKGSYGFLLAEFVIGVFLQVLGLPFVSVAQVSLFSKLTAEKTQGFNHGVRRSVGGLATILGPLWAAGLTQNLYIMLGTMMGLLLLISVMVILSYKYLVDPAASEEQ; encoded by the exons ATGGAGCCGAGGCCAGAAGCTGACA TTTTGTTACAGAGAAAACAGAAGCTGACACATGTTGCAATAGGACTCCTTTTTTTGCTTAGTGGAATTGAATATG CTGTGATCCTCCCTACAGTCTGGATGTATCTGCAATCACTTGACGCACAGCCTTTTTTTCTGGGTCTTGTCCTGTCTGCATTCAGCCTTACAGAGCTCTTGTCTGGCCCAGCCTTTGGTTATTGGTCAGACCGTACAGGAAAAACTAAGAATGTCATTTTGTTGAGTAACTGCTTTGAGATTGCAG GACCAGCATTCAATGTCTTCCTAAGGTATTGCACTTTTCAGATTGGACCATTCCATGTGGACAAGTTCTCTGCTCCTGGT ctctttatgtgtattcTTTGGATACTAATGCAGTTTGTGGTGATTTTTATGTTTCGTGATTTGCCACTAAATCCCCTGGAGTCGCCTCATAATGAGCGTGAACCACTCCTACAGCAAAATGACACTCCAAGTCCATTATATGGAGCTATCAACTGTGTTCATGACCCATCAACCAACCAGGATGATTCTTCAAGCATGGAGAATCCAAACGCCTCTTCAGCTTTTCCAATAACAAATAACCATGTTTGTCCTGAATGGCCGAAGTCAAATGGAACTACTAAGAAACCATTAATAG GACTGTTGAGGGAGGAGGTTGTGGTGCTTTTAACTGCACAGTTTGTTACGTTCTTTAATCAGACAGCACTTGAG ACTTTAGTAACACCGCTAGCGCAAACATATCTTGGATTTCAAGATCTGCAAAACTCACTGCTGTACTTTCTTTGTGGAATTGAG ATGCTGATTGGTTTCCTTGTGGTGCGCTTCCTTAGCAGATGTTGTTCAGATCGCATCCTCCTGGTATTTGGACTACTTATAAGTAACATATCCTGCATTTGGTGCCTCCTGTTCTTGGCAAAACCTAAAG GAAGTTATGGCTTTCTGCTGGCAGAATTTGTGATTGGCGTTTTTCTACAAGTACTTGGACTTCCCTTTGTATCCGTAGCACAGGTGTCTTTATTCTCCAAATTAACTGCTGAAAAAACTCAAG GGTTCAATCATGGGGTACGACGATCTGTTGGTGGTCTGGCTACAATCCTTGGACCATTGTGGGCCGCTGGTTTAACACAAAATCTGTATATTATGCTGGGCACTATGATGGGTCTGCTGCTACTGATCAGT GTAATGGTCATTCTATCATACAAGTACCTGGTAGACCCTGCTGCATCAGAGGAACAATAG